One Gimesia aquarii DNA segment encodes these proteins:
- a CDS encoding polysaccharide deacetylase family protein codes for MFHHFYDEKHIKGQGAISQDDLAQIIEHYQQNHHLLHAREWLEKAVQGSLSTNDVCLTFDDALLCQYEIALPVLESFDLSAFWFVYSSVITGGTENLEIYRKFRTVCFDNIDDFYESFFQTVASSKYQKTVEESLKDFSADEYLSQFPFYTNEDKRFRFVRDIALGVKAYNEIQNVMIREWKIDIPSFSSDLWMNKQQVFELHSKNHIVGLHSHTHPTALASLAAKGQRNEYETNYDTLNQLLNSASVTMSHPCNSYNNDTIEILNDLEIKIGFRSNMKEHPLTNLEFPREDHANIMERIAA; via the coding sequence ATGTTTCATCATTTTTATGATGAAAAACATATCAAAGGGCAAGGCGCCATTTCTCAGGATGATCTTGCACAAATCATAGAGCACTATCAACAAAACCATCATCTTTTACATGCTAGAGAATGGTTAGAAAAAGCAGTTCAAGGCTCACTTTCTACAAATGACGTCTGTCTGACTTTTGATGATGCACTACTATGCCAGTATGAAATTGCACTACCCGTTCTGGAATCATTTGACTTGAGTGCTTTCTGGTTTGTCTATTCTTCTGTCATCACAGGCGGTACGGAAAATCTTGAAATCTATCGAAAATTCAGAACAGTCTGTTTTGATAATATTGATGACTTTTATGAAAGTTTTTTCCAGACAGTCGCTTCATCAAAATACCAGAAAACCGTTGAAGAATCATTAAAAGACTTTTCTGCAGATGAATACCTTAGTCAATTCCCCTTCTATACAAATGAAGATAAGCGATTTCGTTTCGTGAGAGATATTGCATTAGGAGTCAAAGCATACAATGAAATCCAGAATGTCATGATTCGCGAGTGGAAGATTGACATACCGAGTTTTTCGAGTGATTTGTGGATGAATAAGCAACAGGTATTTGAACTACATTCTAAAAATCATATTGTTGGCCTACACTCTCATACTCATCCCACTGCACTGGCCTCTTTAGCCGCGAAGGGCCAGCGAAATGAATACGAAACAAATTATGATACGTTAAATCAGTTACTAAACTCAGCATCAGTAACGATGTCACACCCATGTAACTCATACAACAATGATACAATCGAAATTTTGAATGACCTGGAAATCAAAATTGGTTTCCGATCAAACATGAAAGAACATCCTTTAACAAATCTGGAATTTCCCCGAGAAGACCATGCTAATATTATGGAGAGGATTGCAGCATGA
- a CDS encoding formyltransferase family protein → MKITVFTSNQPRHLSLIESLASIADEVYAIQECNTIFPGQVADFFKRSEVMQEYFSHVLNAEKEIFGRPRFSPLNVKSLSMKLGDLNRLELDALKPGLESDYYIVFGSSFIKGDLCDFLVNQKALNIHMGASPYYRGSSCNFWAVQEGNPDYVGATIHLLTKGLDSGPMLFHALPKPQKTTPFVLGMQAVKAAHEGLLSHLKSGTIFDFDPVTQDKSQELKYTRNSDFTDEVASYYLKTAPTPEEVLQSLQSRDLSKFLHPYLG, encoded by the coding sequence ATGAAAATCACTGTTTTCACCAGCAATCAACCTCGGCACCTTTCCTTAATTGAGTCACTTGCTTCGATTGCAGATGAAGTTTATGCAATCCAGGAATGTAACACAATTTTTCCAGGTCAAGTTGCTGACTTCTTCAAACGGTCTGAAGTCATGCAAGAATACTTCAGTCATGTTTTAAATGCAGAAAAGGAGATTTTCGGACGGCCTCGGTTTTCTCCACTGAATGTCAAATCACTGTCGATGAAGCTAGGCGACCTGAACCGATTAGAACTGGATGCGTTAAAGCCTGGCCTGGAAAGCGATTACTACATCGTATTTGGGAGTAGTTTCATTAAAGGAGACCTTTGTGATTTCCTGGTGAACCAGAAAGCTTTAAACATCCATATGGGGGCATCACCATACTATCGTGGAAGCAGCTGTAATTTCTGGGCAGTCCAAGAGGGAAATCCCGATTATGTGGGAGCAACAATTCATCTTTTGACAAAAGGTCTGGATTCTGGCCCGATGTTATTCCACGCATTACCAAAGCCACAAAAAACCACACCATTTGTGCTGGGAATGCAAGCCGTAAAGGCAGCTCATGAGGGATTACTCAGTCATTTGAAATCAGGTACGATTTTCGATTTTGATCCCGTCACTCAAGATAAATCACAGGAACTCAAATACACTCGAAACAGTGACTTCACAGATGAAGTCGCATCCTATTATTTGAAAACCGCGCCTACACCTGAAGAGGTACTTCAATCTTTGCAATCGCGGGACTTATCCAAATTTCTGCACCCTTATCTTGGTTAA
- a CDS encoding creatininase family protein: protein MTAVELKNVSRDETLVVLPIAAVEQHGPHMPTGTDTIITTAVAEQVEQKLKESVLLLPTLWLGASQHHLRWGATLTSHVENYETLLCEICESLLDDGFRRVLILNGHGGNIGPMQISLRRLQVNYQNCQLMAASYWSIAEKEIASLMEGQCKTVGHACEAETSLIMHLRPELVHKAKIENFDDYALDVVDGVYLCNDMYQRTQKGATGRPDLASAEKGEKMLSLIVGQVSHVFSELLKTTFFE from the coding sequence ATGACTGCAGTTGAACTCAAGAATGTTTCTCGCGATGAGACGCTTGTTGTTTTGCCAATTGCCGCAGTGGAACAACATGGTCCTCATATGCCAACTGGTACAGATACGATCATCACTACCGCAGTAGCTGAGCAAGTGGAACAGAAACTCAAAGAATCCGTATTACTATTGCCTACACTCTGGCTTGGTGCCAGCCAGCATCATTTAAGGTGGGGCGCGACTTTGACTTCACATGTAGAAAACTATGAAACTCTGCTCTGTGAAATATGTGAGTCGTTGTTGGATGATGGTTTCCGTCGTGTTTTGATCTTAAACGGACATGGAGGAAACATTGGTCCCATGCAAATTTCTTTAAGACGGCTTCAGGTAAATTATCAAAACTGTCAATTAATGGCGGCGTCTTACTGGTCTATCGCAGAAAAAGAGATTGCCTCCTTAATGGAAGGGCAATGCAAAACTGTTGGTCATGCCTGCGAGGCAGAAACCTCTTTGATCATGCACCTCCGTCCGGAATTGGTACACAAAGCAAAAATTGAAAACTTTGATGACTACGCTTTGGATGTGGTCGATGGGGTCTATCTCTGCAATGACATGTACCAGCGTACGCAAAAGGGGGCAACAGGTCGTCCCGATCTGGCATCTGCTGAAAAAGGCGAAAAGATGCTCTCATTGATTGTGGGACAAGTATCACATGTGTTTTCTGAACTCCTTAAGACCACTTTTTTTGAGTAG
- a CDS encoding sodium:solute symporter family transporter — MHLLDYGVILAYLLVSVGLGIYFGRNQSRKEFFAAGKSMGWLPVGLSVMATLFSSNSFVMYPSIAYGSGLRICLFLVSVSLMAPLILWVFIPVYSRLNCQTAYEYLERRFHVSVRSLASGLFVLLRIGWMASATFAASVVLANVMQVSQISVIVVLGIVSIFYTMLGGLRAVMWTDVIQFFIFTLTIILTLGLILSQTELGVSGVISTYFEGRSNLLVDFTPSMTLEYGSWALLIGLFLEALSAFGADQVAVQRYIAARSERTSQVGFMINVIGMWTVVPGLLAVGVGLYTHYQQFPEEMVTVLATELDGELPDWRTNGTDHGNRMPVPEYYQSYPEYVAEDIRALNLQDQALPQYVRLHFPPGVVGLFLVALMAAVMSSIDSGIHSVTTALMVDFRDRHFAHWKPKTNKIEVLQDRALVILIGLLSVVLACNVGEMGDVFAIGKKVTAGFGGPLLALFIMALFFKRSTTAGVMVGTLAGAVITIALMYGASDWFSVWFWPIGFGLTMGISLLVSFLTGAQHQDSEAEPLTFWTVIQGRHQK; from the coding sequence ATGCATTTGCTTGATTACGGCGTGATTTTAGCCTATTTACTAGTTTCAGTAGGACTTGGTATCTATTTCGGTCGTAATCAATCGCGTAAAGAGTTTTTCGCTGCAGGTAAGTCTATGGGTTGGCTTCCTGTAGGTTTAAGTGTGATGGCGACGTTATTTTCGTCTAACAGTTTTGTCATGTACCCTTCCATTGCTTACGGAAGTGGGCTGCGAATCTGTTTATTTCTAGTTTCTGTTTCCCTGATGGCGCCGTTGATTTTATGGGTCTTTATTCCCGTTTATTCCCGCTTGAATTGCCAGACGGCGTATGAGTATCTGGAACGCCGATTTCATGTTTCGGTGCGTTCTCTGGCTAGTGGTTTGTTTGTTCTCTTACGTATTGGCTGGATGGCATCTGCCACATTTGCAGCTTCTGTGGTTTTGGCAAACGTAATGCAGGTCTCGCAAATTTCTGTGATAGTTGTACTGGGAATTGTTTCTATCTTCTACACAATGCTAGGTGGTTTGCGGGCTGTGATGTGGACTGATGTAATACAGTTTTTTATTTTCACCCTTACTATTATATTGACTCTCGGTTTAATTCTTAGTCAAACTGAACTGGGAGTTTCGGGCGTCATTTCGACTTATTTTGAAGGTCGGAGTAACTTGCTGGTTGATTTCACACCTTCTATGACGCTCGAGTACGGCAGTTGGGCTCTCTTGATCGGGCTGTTTCTCGAAGCACTTTCCGCTTTTGGGGCCGATCAAGTGGCCGTGCAGAGATATATCGCCGCTCGATCTGAGAGGACATCACAGGTCGGTTTTATGATTAATGTGATTGGGATGTGGACTGTGGTTCCAGGGTTACTGGCAGTTGGGGTTGGCCTTTATACTCATTATCAGCAATTTCCAGAAGAGATGGTGACGGTGCTGGCGACAGAACTCGACGGAGAGTTGCCTGATTGGAGAACGAACGGCACAGATCATGGAAATAGAATGCCTGTTCCCGAGTATTATCAATCGTATCCCGAATATGTTGCCGAAGATATTCGGGCATTGAATCTGCAAGATCAGGCTTTGCCTCAATATGTAAGGTTGCATTTTCCTCCTGGAGTGGTGGGCTTGTTTTTAGTTGCGTTGATGGCCGCAGTGATGTCCAGTATTGATTCGGGTATCCATTCTGTTACCACAGCATTAATGGTGGATTTTCGCGATCGTCATTTTGCACATTGGAAACCGAAAACGAATAAAATCGAAGTCTTGCAGGATCGCGCATTAGTCATTTTGATAGGTTTACTATCTGTCGTTTTGGCTTGCAACGTGGGTGAGATGGGAGATGTTTTCGCAATCGGAAAAAAAGTAACCGCCGGTTTTGGTGGTCCATTGCTGGCATTGTTTATAATGGCTCTTTTTTTTAAACGTTCTACCACAGCAGGAGTCATGGTGGGAACTCTGGCGGGAGCTGTGATTACAATTGCATTGATGTATGGTGCTTCAGATTGGTTTTCTGTCTGGTTTTGGCCGATCGGATTCGGTTTAACTATGGGGATAAGCTTACTTGTCAGTTTCCTGACAGGAGCTCAGCATCAAGATTCGGAGGCAGAACCACTTACTTTTTGGACTGTAATTCAAGGTCGACACCAAAAATAG
- a CDS encoding ZIP family metal transporter gives MLTTIQWTYLFSILLISLVGGYFPFAKPEQVRTNGGFPQGEAFSSGVFLALSLTMLLPSAFQIFRQQLPELNYPIGSVIAIIAFLSLLAMEHMTTHAIECERIKVKSDRLPARIPLIMTSMIALPSFFLGTTLGMSDNTAATLVFIAIILHKGTAAFALMLTMVRSTLTRSQTVILFTFFASSTPLGILLGGFVHKEFAASTALVKATMLSLGAGTFLYMGTLHEMKHASLIEHCGKRNCFLIMVAGLVITAIVRFVVGEAHHF, from the coding sequence ATGTTGACAACAATTCAATGGACTTATCTTTTTTCGATCCTTCTTATTTCCCTTGTTGGTGGATATTTTCCTTTTGCAAAACCAGAACAGGTTCGCACAAATGGTGGATTTCCGCAAGGGGAAGCATTTTCGTCTGGTGTTTTTCTTGCACTTTCATTAACGATGTTACTCCCTTCTGCATTTCAAATCTTTCGGCAACAGCTTCCAGAGTTGAACTATCCAATCGGTTCCGTCATTGCCATTATCGCCTTTTTAAGTTTGCTTGCTATGGAACACATGACGACACATGCAATCGAGTGTGAACGAATCAAGGTAAAAAGCGACCGTTTGCCAGCGAGAATTCCGTTGATCATGACATCAATGATTGCACTTCCCTCATTCTTTTTAGGCACAACGCTAGGGATGAGCGATAATACCGCAGCCACACTCGTTTTCATCGCCATTATTCTGCACAAAGGAACCGCTGCCTTCGCCTTGATGCTTACGATGGTTCGCAGCACGCTCACCCGATCACAAACCGTGATCCTGTTTACCTTCTTTGCTTCATCCACTCCGCTGGGAATCCTTTTGGGTGGGTTTGTTCACAAGGAATTTGCAGCTTCTACGGCATTGGTTAAAGCAACAATGCTCTCGCTGGGAGCAGGTACTTTCCTATATATGGGCACGCTGCACGAAATGAAACATGCCTCATTAATCGAACATTGTGGAAAGCGAAACTGCTTTCTAATCATGGTCGCTGGTTTAGTCATCACAGCAATTGTTCGATTTGTAGTCGGCGAAGCACATCACTTTTAA
- a CDS encoding CDP-alcohol phosphatidyltransferase family protein, whose amino-acid sequence MTSKEKLQRKVSVYAKGEKTLMDTSQQQRHLLLLPLLKLFVKWRITPNHLTFLSFLCGLSFCFTYALNWYLAKPLAFCLLTLHVLLDGIDGPLARLTGMAGNRGSFTDTTSDQLVVAFTTMTMIHYGLINVISGSLYLVFYTLVIVFAMIRSSLAIPYSWLIRPRLLVYAWLPIEVYLLPNTLNYLLWFFILLLGWKSITGFYKIRKKL is encoded by the coding sequence GTGACTTCAAAAGAGAAATTGCAACGAAAAGTTTCCGTCTACGCCAAAGGCGAAAAAACATTGATGGACACTTCGCAGCAACAACGCCATTTGTTGTTACTCCCCCTGCTGAAGCTCTTTGTGAAATGGAGAATTACTCCTAACCATCTCACTTTCCTTTCGTTTCTCTGTGGTCTCAGCTTTTGTTTTACCTATGCTTTGAACTGGTATCTTGCAAAACCACTTGCATTTTGTCTATTAACACTTCATGTTTTGCTGGATGGGATTGATGGTCCCTTAGCACGCTTAACGGGAATGGCTGGCAATCGTGGATCTTTTACGGACACCACATCGGACCAGCTCGTCGTTGCGTTTACGACAATGACTATGATTCACTACGGACTGATCAACGTAATTTCAGGTAGCTTGTATCTTGTTTTCTATACACTGGTGATCGTCTTTGCCATGATTCGCAGTTCCTTGGCAATTCCCTACAGCTGGTTAATCCGTCCTCGATTGCTTGTTTATGCCTGGCTGCCCATTGAAGTTTATCTTCTTCCAAACACATTGAATTATCTTCTCTGGTTTTTCATTTTACTTTTAGGCTGGAAATCCATCACCGGTTTTTACAAGATCCGCAAAAAACTATAG
- a CDS encoding carboxypeptidase-like regulatory domain-containing protein: MNSTKRPFLFSFFCVLLCLVLVGCFGGSQEPLPELTDVIGVVTLDGKPLADANVTFNPKEGGPSFALTDENGKFTLMFNKDTKGATPGTHVVKIIKEENAEVAGSNLVPAKYNENSTLTADVKKEGPNEFEFNLTSKKK, encoded by the coding sequence ATGAATTCAACGAAGCGCCCGTTTCTTTTTTCTTTTTTTTGCGTATTGCTTTGTCTGGTTTTAGTTGGTTGTTTTGGAGGAAGTCAGGAACCACTTCCTGAACTTACTGATGTGATTGGAGTAGTGACTTTAGATGGGAAGCCTCTTGCTGATGCAAATGTGACATTTAATCCCAAAGAAGGTGGTCCCTCTTTTGCTTTAACGGATGAGAATGGAAAATTTACATTAATGTTTAATAAAGACACCAAAGGAGCGACTCCAGGCACACATGTTGTCAAAATTATTAAAGAAGAAAACGCTGAAGTGGCAGGGTCTAATCTAGTTCCTGCAAAATATAACGAAAACTCAACGTTAACAGCGGATGTAAAAAAAGAGGGGCCCAACGAATTTGAATTTAATTTAACCAGTAAGAAAAAGTAA
- a CDS encoding DUF1559 domain-containing protein — protein sequence MKLRSQQRFGFTLIELLVVIAIIAILIALLLPAVQQAREAARRSTCKNNLKQLGLAFHNYHDTHKVFPPGAVNPGSRRCASIFADDNILNHTCYQMLLPFLDQAPLYNQYNWSIPSSPAHYSGDCAHTPPPSTANQFSVLDANLPVFVCPSDAENSIGTGSTTGHYASNGAHKTSYGAVSNRYDSDMYHSWKKETYALKGAIGLNGSAQIANITDGTSNTILLMETPLIKTSNGSNLYPNFGPFWDTYTHTFLIRPTGQGINRPRDAALSQRVYAWGAGSSHEGGVHILMADGAVRFLSENVNMTAVVRALISVKGAEVIPEF from the coding sequence ATGAAATTAAGGTCCCAGCAAAGATTCGGTTTTACATTGATTGAGTTACTGGTAGTAATAGCTATCATTGCAATTTTGATTGCGCTGTTACTTCCAGCAGTGCAGCAGGCGCGTGAAGCGGCACGTCGTAGTACTTGCAAAAACAACTTAAAACAACTCGGACTTGCATTCCACAATTACCATGATACCCATAAGGTATTTCCTCCGGGGGCAGTCAACCCTGGCAGTCGACGTTGTGCATCGATTTTTGCAGATGACAATATTTTGAATCACACCTGTTATCAGATGCTATTACCATTTTTAGACCAAGCGCCTTTATACAATCAATATAACTGGTCAATTCCCAGTAGTCCTGCTCATTATTCAGGTGACTGTGCGCATACTCCTCCACCGTCAACCGCAAATCAATTTAGTGTATTGGATGCAAACTTACCTGTTTTTGTTTGTCCTTCTGATGCCGAAAACTCGATTGGAACAGGATCAACTACGGGGCACTACGCTTCGAATGGCGCGCACAAAACAAGCTATGGCGCTGTTTCGAATCGATATGATTCGGACATGTACCATTCGTGGAAAAAAGAAACCTATGCCTTGAAAGGAGCAATCGGGTTAAATGGTTCAGCTCAGATAGCGAATATCACTGATGGGACCAGTAATACAATTCTTTTGATGGAAACCCCACTGATTAAAACGAGCAATGGTTCAAATTTGTATCCGAACTTCGGTCCTTTCTGGGATACTTATACGCATACTTTTCTGATTCGTCCAACAGGTCAAGGTATTAACAGACCTAGGGATGCTGCATTAAGTCAGCGAGTTTATGCCTGGGGGGCTGGTAGTTCTCATGAAGGAGGCGTGCACATTTTGATGGCAGATGGCGCTGTTCGTTTTCTAAGTGAAAATGTCAATATGACCGCGGTAGTGCGAGCACTTATTTCTGTGAAGGGTGCAGAAGTAATACCGGAATTTTAA